Proteins from a genomic interval of Quercus lobata isolate SW786 chromosome 11, ValleyOak3.0 Primary Assembly, whole genome shotgun sequence:
- the LOC115967547 gene encoding probable disease resistance RPP8-like protein 2 isoform X1, with product MATSFRLNHLRILGFKVHVNGEASHAIQILVPSCPHLYQLFVNYPILKLLETCQFSPNLAELELKFSHLKEDPMPTLEKLPYLKTLDLSFLSFFGKDMVCSEGGFLLLQYLILVNINIKEWRVKEGAMPSLCHLRIDNCWGLKAIPDGLRFVTTLQELEINFMPKSFTDRLEKGGPDFYKVQHVPSLVFTNYW from the exons ATGGCCACAAGTTTCCGACTCAACCATCTTCGGATTCTGGGCTTCAAAGTTCACGTCAATGGTGAAGCGTCACATGCAATACAAATACTAGTACCAAGCTGTCCACATTTATATCAGCTATTTGTTAACTACCCTATTCTGAAACTTCTAGAAACTTGTCAATTCTCTCCAAATCTTGCCGAGTTGGAATTAAAGTTCTCTCATCTTAAAGAAGACCCAATGCCAACCTTAGAGAAGTTGCCCTACTTAAAAACCCTTgacctctcttttctctctttctttgggAAGGATATGGTTTGTTCTGAAGGAGGATTTCTTTTGCTTCAGTATCTTATCCTTGTTAATATAAACATAAAGGAGTGGAGGGTGAAGGAAGGAGCCATGCCCAGTCTCTGCCATTTGAGAATTGATAACTGCTGGGGATTGAAGGCTATTCCAGATGGATTGAGGTTCGTCACAACCCTCCAGGAATTGGAGATCAATTTCATGCCGAAGTCATTCACAGATAGGCTTGAGAAAGGAGGACCCGATTTTTACAAAGTCCAACATGTGCCTTCCCTTGTATTTACAAATTACTG gTGA
- the LOC115967547 gene encoding probable disease resistance RPP8-like protein 2 isoform X2, whose product MATSFRLNHLRILGFKVHVNGEASHAIQILVPSCPHLYQLFVNYPILKLLETCQFSPNLAELELKFSHLKEDPMPTLEKLPYLKTLDLSFLSFFGKDMVCSEGGFLLLQYLILVNINIKEWRVKEGAMPSLCHLRIDNCWGLKAIPDGLRFVTTLQELEINFMPKSFTDRLEKGGPDFYKVQHVPSLVFTNYW is encoded by the exons ATGGCCACAAGTTTCCGACTCAACCATCTTCGGATTCTGGGCTTCAAAGTTCACGTCAATGGTGAAGCGTCACATGCAATACAAATACTAGTACCAAGCTGTCCACATTTATATCAGCTATTTGTTAACTACCCTATTCTGAAACTTCTAGAAACTTGTCAATTCTCTCCAAATCTTGCCGAGTTGGAATTAAAGTTCTCTCATCTTAAAGAAGACCCAATGCCAACCTTAGAGAAGTTGCCCTACTTAAAAACCCTTgacctctcttttctctctttctttgggAAGGATATGGTTTGTTCTGAAGGAGGATTTCTTTTGCTTCAGTATCTTATCCTTGTTAATATAAACATAAAGGAGTGGAGGGTGAAGGAAGGAGCCATGCCCAGTCTCTGCCATTTGAGAATTGATAACTGCTGGGGATTGAAGGCTATTCCAGATGGATTGAGGTTCGTCACAACCCTCCAGGAATTGGAGATCAATTTCATGCCGAAGTCATTCACAGATAGGCTTGAGAAAGGAGGACCCGATTTTTACAAAGTCCAACATGTGCCTTCCCTTGTATTTACAAATTACTG gtGA